The Azospirillum baldaniorum genome segment CCGAGCTGCAGAACCCAAGCGTCCATGACATTTGCGGCCCAGTCCTCGTAGCGCCAATGCGCGATGCCGTTCTTACCCCATTGCGGACCCCAAGAGTTCAGAACCCAAAAGCCTTTGTCATCGTATCCGACAATAGCAAAAGCATGCCCACCCGCGGGTTCGCCACCAGGCTTGATGCGACCGTCGAGAGGCGAACTCCAATTCCCGTGGATCTGCGCCGAGACGTAGACAACACCAATCTCATTGAGGGCGGCATGGTAATCTGACAGGTCGGGTTGTACGCGATAATAGGCGCCGAGACGGATTTCGCGGGCTTCCTTGGCCATCTCGTAGGTTAGGGCCCACTCGCTGTCCTCCTGGGCAGCGTCCGGTGCAAGGCGCTCGCTGCAAACGCCGTTGCGGTAGAAGCCGCTAAGCGCGCCGCGAACGCTCGACCCCTCGTAGGCCGTTCCAGTCCACTCGTCATTGCGCTTGGCCATCTCGTAGAGCATGCGAGCGCTCACGCGCTTGGGCCTCTCAGCAATCACCGCTCGCGCGATCAAGCAGTCAATCACATGGGCGAGCGCGTAGCCCGTGCAACTCGACGACGCGCCTTGATCGCGCACTGAGAAGGCAAGCGACGGATAGATGCTGGCCTGGAGGGCTGCGAGATGCGGCTGGTAAATGCGGTCGCGGATGTCAGGCAAGTCTGGCAGCGCATCAAGCGTACGACCGGCAAGTTCCTGGGGTTTTGCGCTGAACTCACGATTGCCGATCTTGATTGTCCGGTTTGGGCGGTGCGACGCGGCCTCAGCCACTGCATCGGAAGGAATTGCGTCGGGCTGTGCCGGTGCTAACGCTTCGGCACCAAGGGCATCAGACGCATCGCGGGGCTGCATAGGCTCTAAGTGAGGACGCCCTGGAGATAACGGCGATTTGATATCGCCCTTAGTTTTCTTATTCCGATTTCCTGATCTGACCGACCGTGCCATAACGCACCCCTTTCTTGCACGTTGGGGGCAAAATGAGCGGCTTAAAATCTTGACCCGCTCCAAGCGGCGTCTTATCGGAATGCTGGCCCAATTCGCTTCGGGCGTCGATTGCTACGTTTGGTGACTGGCCTGGAAAGAAAGTACATTTACGGTACCTCTTCGGTGGACACTTCCGGAGATTGCGGTCGCCACGCGATCGGTCCTCCATCCATACGCTGTCAGCCATCCGACCTACGCACCATCCGAACCCCGCCGTCGGACAGCGCGTCAGCAACACTGCTCACGAGGCGAGCCATGCCACAACGCATGCCCCGTCTCGCGATGCCTCACCAAGCCGGCGGCCCAGCGTCGCGGTCAGATCGCGGACGGGAACGCCTCGCCGCCACAACTGGCCGTTCCGTCGATGTGGCCAACCCAGTCCGTGCGCCGGGTGGGGTGGGCTGGTATAGCACCGACAGCGCACCCGGCGTCCAAGGAGCGTCCCAGGATCAGACGGCTTCGGCGTTGACGGCGTCCTTGAGGGCTTTGCCGGCGGAGAACTTCGGTGCCTTGGAAGCGGCGATCTTGATCTCCGCACCGGTCTGCGGGTTGCGGCCCGTACGCTCGCCGCGCTCGGCGATCTCGAACTGGCCGAAGCCCGGCAGCTTGACCGTCTCCCCCTTGACCAGCGCGTCCTGCAGGCTCTCCAGAACCGCGTCCAGCGCCTTGCCGGCGTCGGCCTTCGTGCCGCCCAGCTTGCCGGCGATCGCGTCGATGAGGTCGGCCTTCGTCATTTCTTGCCCCCATAATGTGCGAAAGAAGCCGGTGTGATCCCCTCCGGCTTTTCGAAAATGAGTTAACGCGACCGGCACCGTCCGCGCAACAGGGACCTATCACAGGGCCGCGTGGCTGCTTTCAGCCGGCTTGGGCTGTGGAGGCTTGGTCCGCCGCTACCGACCGAGCCTGATCTGTACCCATCCCGACTGACCGCAACCTTGACAACGCATGCGGTCTGGCAGGGTGGTCAGCGGATCGTCCGGCCCGGCAAGCCCGCGCCGGCACAATTCCACGACGTCGATCGCACGCTGCCGGTGACAAGCCCGGCAGTGGGCGACGACGGTGCATGCCGGTTCGCCAACGGCACCGAGGTGAAGGTGGTAATAAGGCGCAGGAGGCGCTCCGATGGTCCGGTAGCGGATGCTCTCAGCGCCATGCAGCGGACAGGCGCTTTCCGCCATGGCCCGCATGACGGAACAGTTCGGGCCGTATCGGCACATGAGCGCGACGACGTCCAGCGGCCCGCTCCAGTCGCAGGATAGGCAGAAAAGGTCGACAGAGGCCGTGATCCGCAACGTGTCGCGAATCCGCATGGTCGGAAACGGTATCAAACCCATCCTGCTCCTCCGTCCCCGCGCTCGACCTGGGTTCGCAAGGCTACAATGGGAACAGAAACAGAACAAGCAATGGGCTGGTTTCTCAAAGCAGCTTCCGCTGGGAGGCGCTCTGATCCTTACCGCTTGGGGGCCATCCTAATCCTTACCGCTCGGGGGACAAAGGCTCAGCCATGTCGATGCAATCCTTACCGCTTGGGGGCGAGGGGATGCGCGGCGCGCATTGACCTGTTAGGAATCGGGCTTCCGACGAGGCGCTTAAAGCGCCATCCTTACGTCTTGGGGGCGTTGCTTTGTCATGCTGCCCCCAAGACGTAAGGGTAGAGCCATCCGGCCAGAGAAACACGGCAGGCCATGGTCCCCCAGTTGGTAAGGATCTGGGGCTGAGTCGCCGTCGGTAAGCCCTGTGTGCCGATCAGAGCCTCCGGATGATGTCGGAGCACCTCCCACATCCCGTCTCGACGAAAGTCATTTTTGCTCTGTTCGGATTCAAAAGAGATTCATAACCCTGAAACCCCACGGATTCCGGCGAGTCGCGCGCCGTGATCCTTACGGATCGGGGGCACAACGCTTACTTGGCGGGGGCGGTTGCCACACCCCCCGGGGCGTAAGGGAATACCCCCAAGACGTAAGGATGGCGAATTCTTGCTCCGGAAATCCTTTCCTTACTTGTTATCGACGTAAGGATTGACCTACCATTGCCCGACCGACAGGAAGGACGGGCATGCCGAAAGCGCGACGCACCAAGGACCTGCACACGCCGGAAGCTCCTCGGACGGAGTCCAGCGGTCCGTCCATGTTGATCGTCGAACCTGGCAGCCTTGACGGCAAAACGATCATCGATGCAATCCCCGAGCCTGGGCCCGGCTCCGCACAGTCCGCTCTTGCCGTTTTGGGCGAAGCGTCTGTTCCGACCGAGGTGGGACTGACGGCGCGTGTCGCAAGCGCCACCTTCGAGCGCGATGGCTACAAGCATCTGATCAAAGCGGCGGAAGCCGTTTACAGCTATCCCGCAAACGGCGCGCGATTGTCGCTGCCGGCGCAGAAGATGCTGAACTTCATGATTCATCTGGCAGGAAGCCAGAATTTCGCAAACAGACTGTACCGACTGCCCAAACGGGTGGTCCGTGGCAACCACAAGGGCAATGAGCGAATCTTCGATGCGTTGAAGGAAATTTTCGACTCAAGTCTTGTTGTCATCGGTCCATTTCGTGGGCGCCGATCCCGTGCGGAGTTGCGGATACTGAGCAGCTACGTCCGTCCGGAAGAGGAGGACGACACCGACGCCGCTGACATCCATTTTCAATTCACCGACGCCTTCTTGGAGATTCAGCGCACCTCGCAACTGTGGGCCAAGTTGTCCGGTCCGGCGATGGTCAAGGTGACCAGCACCTATGCGCTGAAGCTCTACGAAATCGGAATGCAGCGTTACCAGATGGACTATCCGTCGCTGGAGTTGGACATCGACACTCTGCGCAAACTTCTGAACGTACCGGACGGCGCCTACAAAGATTTCGGCATTCTGCGTACACGCACCATTGACCGCGCCATCGCGGAGGTCAACCATCTCGCTCCCTTCCGGGTCAGCATGCCCGAGGACAAGATCAAACGGCGCGGGCGAAAAATCGAAGCCGTGACGTTGGACTTTGCCGCCAAGGACGAAGAGGAGGTGGTGGAAACCTTCCTGGAGCGTGAGCGGCACAGCGCCGGTCGGCGCGCCCGCCGAAGTGGAACCGTCGAACGTCTGGCCATCCCGGCAACGATCGAGCCGGGGCCGCTCCCCGATGCGGACGATGTGAACGCCTTGTGGGCCGCCGCCCTGCACGCGCTGAAGGGAAAGGTGCCGGCGCCGCTGCTCAACGAGCTGACGCCGTTGCGGGTTGAGGACGTCGCGCATGGCGTCCGCCGTCTGGTCCTCCAGACGCGCACTGCCGCGACGGCAGACGCGGCGGGCATGAATCACTGGCCGACCATCAAATCGGCCCTGTCATCCTTGACGATGGGGCTGATTGCGGATGTGGCGTTCGAGGCAGCGGCACGCCGCGGCAAGTAAGGATCGGGGCTCTGTACTCCTGATCTACGCGCCGGTCGGTACACTGGTGGTGATGGGCGTCGGGAGGATGCCAGCGAGCTGGAGGGCGTGTACGGCGATACACCCGGCCTGGGCACAGTCGTAGGGCCGGCTCAATCTTCCATGCCGCGCACCACGTTGAGCCATTCGAGGAAGTCAGGCAGCCCGTACTCGTTCTTGCCGAGATTGCAGGCGAGATGGGTGATTTGGACGTTGTCTTCCGAGTAGGCGCCGTCACCGCTGTCCTTGCGGTCGGCGGACGGCTGAAGCATGCGGTTGGTGCTCCTGGTCACCAGCAGGCCGTCGCACAGCGCGCAGCGTCCCTCCTGGGCCTGCCACTTGCGGGTCAACATCGGAACGAGGTCGGAGATGTTCGGCGCGAACCGCTGCGGGTTGATGCGGACGTTGCGCTCGCCACCGCACTGGACGCGCTCGATAATGCGCTGAGCCATGCGGCCGATCTCGCCCTTTACGCTGTCGTCCAGCGCCGTTGTCAGGGCGTCCTTGCGGTCCTCGACGTAGCGTGTCACGTCGCCACGCAACCGCAGCGTCACTTCGGCGATGTCCAGATCCATGACCTGTTCGCGCTCCGCCCCCTCGGCCAGCACGACGCCGCCACGGTTCCGGAGGAGGGCGAAGGACCTGTAGGCGGAGGGAATCACGTCGTGGGCGTCGGGATACGGCGGGCCTAAGAGGTTGGCGGCGCGCAGCACAGCCATGGAGAAAGGCCAGCGGTTACCCCACCGGGCGAGTTTCCTCCTCCAGACCTCGGGAGGTACGATGTTGCCGGTGCTGATCACCTGATTGGGTTCGATCACCACAGCGGAGATGAGCCGCCCCCGGTGCGCCGGATCCTCGGTCATCTCGGCGTTGGTGGTGCCGACGTAGACCAGCACGTCGCGCCCAGGCTTGAAATCGGCGGTTAGCCGCGCGCCCACGGACTTCTTCGTGAAGCTCACGCATGGCCAGTCGTCGCCGATCTGACCCCACTCCGACTTCAAGAAGACCTTGCCACCTGGCTCCATAAAATTGCGTACCTTCACGCCTCCCTCCGCTCCGCGCCACCGCCAAGCGTGAACTATACCATGCGTCGCCCGCCCGTCATCGCCAGACGCATCGGGGGCTCGTCGCGCCACCAGCGGCAAAGGGCTACGATTTCGCCTTCTTTGCAAGCGGGTCTGCTCTGGCTGCATGATGCCGGCGTTTACCCGCAGACAGAGACGAGCGATGGACGAGCCGAGGCATCCCACCAAGAACCCCTACTGGCACGAACTCGACAAATCGCACGTCGTTGACCGTGACGAAATCCGTAACCTTTGCCTCGAATGCCTGCACGTCGTGTTGGCCAGCAACTCCATGTTGGCACTGTGGGTCGATGACCACAAGGAACCCCCGTGGGAGTTCCCAAACCTCGCTGCGTTGCACCACAGGAGTGCCGAGGCCAGGCTTTCCCGCAGCCTGCTGAAGCTGGCCGTCCTCGTCAGGACGTTCGACGACCAATGCCGAGAAACGCCCGGCTACCTTGATCACAGGCGTAAGATCAACAGCGAGCAGGGCCCGTTCGGAAGCTTCCACGAAGGCGATGGGGAACTGGGGATTTGCGAGAGCTGCAACAAGATCATCCACGCCAACGATTTCCGTCCGGTCTACGACAACAGCAGCGCCCCTCGCGACGAGGGAGTGTGGTCGATGGACGGCACCGTCGAGCTCACCGGCTGCGATCGGCAGCGGGGATGGCTGGTGGGCCTGAACGTGTTCTCCTTCCTGGAGGCGGCCATCGACCTGACCTCATTTGGGTGTCCACAAGAGCACTCGGCGGATGCGGCGGGGCCGTTGATGCCGGAGACTTCCGTCCGCCGGGTGACATGACAGCCGGGCGGACGCAATCGCGTGAACACTCCCGCCGCTTCCGCTATAAGGGACGCCTCTTACCGGGACGGATAGGTGGAGTCGCGCATTGGATCCCTACTGCAACCCGTATCGCCCGGGCGCCGGCACGCGTCCGCTGATCCTCTCGGGCCGTCAGGCTGAAATCGATGCAGTCACCAAGCTGTACAAGATGGTGAAGGCGGGGGCGCCGCAGCGTTCGATCATGTTCTACGGCCTCCGCGGCGTTGGGAAGACCGTCCTGCTGAACGAGGCCGAGCGCATCGCCGAGGAGGAAGGCTACCGCATCGAGCATATGGAGCTGGCGGAGGGGATCGACTTCCGCGGCGAGATCGCCAAAGCCGTCCGGAAGCTGCTTCTCCGGGCCAATATGTTTGAACGGGCCAAGGACTTCGGGATTTCCGCCCTACGGGTGCTGAAGGCTTTCACCATCGGAATCCCCGACGGGCCGGAGTTCAGGCTCGACATCGATGCCGCGCTCGGGCAAGCCGACTCCGGGGACCTGAAGTCCGACCTCACCGACCTGTTCGTGGCGCTCGGAGAGGCCGCCCGGTCGTCGGGAACGCCCGTCGGATTGCTGATCGACGAGGTGCAGTACCTCGACGAGGACGGCCTCGCCGGGCTGATCGCCGCCAGCCACCGCATCTCGCAGAGGGCCCTGCCCGTTGTCTTCGTCTGCGCTGGGCTGCCGCAGATCGCCGCCCTCTCCGGCGACGCCCGGTCGTACGCGGAGCGGCTTTTCGACTTTCGGCCTGTCGAGAACCTGCGGCGCGACGCCGCCACCGAGGCCCTGGTCGGCCCGGCCCGGGAGCGGGACGTCCACTTCACTCCGGACGCCGTGGAGCACATTTTGGACATCACGGAAGGCTATCCCTACTTCATCCAAGAGTTCGGTAAGCACGCGTGGGAGCAGGCCCTCGCCAACCCGATCACCAAGGTTGATGCCGAGATCGCACGCTATGAGGCGACGAAGGCCCTCGACGCAAGCTTCTTCAAAGTCCGTATCGACCGGGCGACGACCGGCGAGAAGAGGTTCCTCGCCGCCATGGCCGAGATCGGCAGCGGCCCCTACCGCATCGCCGATGTGGCCGCCCACATGCATAAGAAGGTGGAACAGATCGGCCCGGCGCGTGCGACCCTGATCCGCAAGGGGTTCGTGTACGCCCCACAGCATGCCTTCATCGACTTCACCGTTCCCCAGTTCGACCAGTTCGCACGTCGGTTCTTCAATCTCGACGAGCCCGTAGAAGATTAACCGCAGGTCGGTTCATTCGGTCCGCCGTCCCGGCGCGTCGGGGCAGCCCCATGCCGGGAGGCGAGCTTGCTGGCCGCGGCCGCCACCACCTGCTCGACTGGCAGGCTGGCCTCGGCGGCGAACCGGGCGTAGCTGTCCGTCCGCCAGGATATAAGAAGCCGTGTGGAATGCAGATCGAGCCTTTCCACAGCAGTTCATCCCGCTCCTCCGGCTCTTCCAATCAGCTCCTGCCAGGGCAGATCGGCGGGCCGGACGATCTCGACCACTTTGCGCTGCTCCGAGAGCTGCACGATGCGGGCGATCTTGCGCACCAGGACGGGAAGCGCGGCATCGGCGGCGGCGGCCGACTTCAGAGCCATGGTCATGTTCGTGCGCCACGCTTCCAGCGCGTCCAGCGGGCTGTCGGCGTGGATGGTCGACATCCAGCCGCTGTGGCCGGTGTTGAGCAGCCGGTAGCTCGGCAGCGTGTTCTCGAGCTGCTGTTCGCCGGGCACCGCCACACTGGGGTTGAGGCGGAGCACCGCCTTCAGGAGATGCATCGGCTCGACGGCGGTCCCGGTCTGCGACTCCTCCGCCAGGAGCCCGGCCTGGTTCGGCTGCGCCACCACCAGCTCCTCCACATCCTCCACCGTCACCACGCGCCGGTCGGAGCGGACGCACCGCAGCAGTCGCTTCAAGAAGTTGGTCTTGCCGCTGTTCGTTCCACCCGACACCAGCACGGGCAGTTCGGCCGCCACCACCGCCTCCAGATCCTCGACGGTCCCGATCGGATGACCGCTGTCGAACCGCGCCGCCCGGTAGGCGGCCCCGCCCTCCACCAGCCGGCCCGGCAGCAAACCGAAGTCGCTGAAATCGAAACTCTTGTGGCGCTGAACGCGGATGCTCAGCACCATGCCGCTGCGCGTGTTCGCCCCCAGCACGGCCTGCAGGCGGTGCCCGCCGGGAAGCGGTGAAGCCAGCAGAGGGAAGCGGTTCGGGTCGTAGGGCCGCTTGAACAGGTTCTTGAGCTGATCGCAGAGGTCGCGGCTCCAGGAGAGATCGAGGCCGGCTCCATCCATCTTCTCGTAGCCGCGCCCGGCGATCTCGACCCAAAGGTCGCCGGGGCCGTTCAACGAGACCTCCACCACGTCGTCGCGACCGTAGATCAACGGCACCAGCGGGTCCAGCGTGGCCCGCAGGGCGGCGTTCATCGGCGGGACGGCGCTCATGGGGCGCAGGCCGCGACGCGGGTGGCCGGCAACGGCCCGCGGTCGATCTCGATCCGCGAACCGTCGCCGCGGGTGACCAGGCCGATGCGGCGCCACGCCTGCCACCGCTCGCAGCCGATCGTCACCGGCGCCCCTGCCGCCCGCGGCGCCGGGTCCTCCTCAAGCGCGTAAGGACGGGCCCGCTCCCGCGCCACGCCCGTCTCCAGCACGATCCGGTTGGTCGGGGTGTCGACGACCGTGTCCGACAGCTGCAGGCTGGTGCGCGCGGCGTCGTCATGGCGCCAGCCGGTGTTGACGGTCAGGTGCTGGTAGGCCTCGTCCGGATTCTGGACGCAGCGGGTGACCCAACCAGCGAAGGTTTCCCCGGCCTCCCCGGACACCGTCACCTGATACCAGCGGCGGGTGCCGTAGGAGGTGGCGCTTGCCAGATCGTGAACATACACCCCCGCACATCCCTCCGTCGTGGTGCGCAGCGTTCCGCCTCCTTGCGGCTGGCAGGACCGGATGACCCGCGGCGGATCGGACTCGACGGTCACTTGCGTCCAGCTCAGCGCCGGAGCGCCGGCCACGACACTCTCCTTCGGCGGGGTGCACGTCTCCACGCGGTGCTTCCAGACCAGCGGCGCGTCGCGGCGTTCGGCGCAGGCCTGCGCCAGACGGGGGGCTGCGCCGCCGCCGTCCTCCGGAGGGCTGAAGACCGCCCGCGACTCCCCCATGGTGACGCCGTCCTCGAAGTCGTTGCGCATCCGGCAGCCGGAGACTGTGAGGCGCAGCGGCACCGTTTCGGCGCCG includes the following:
- a CDS encoding HU family DNA-binding protein codes for the protein MPVALTHFRKAGGDHTGFFRTLWGQEMTKADLIDAIAGKLGGTKADAGKALDAVLESLQDALVKGETVKLPGFGQFEIAERGERTGRNPQTGAEIKIAASKAPKFSAGKALKDAVNAEAV
- a CDS encoding replication initiation protein, encoding MLIVEPGSLDGKTIIDAIPEPGPGSAQSALAVLGEASVPTEVGLTARVASATFERDGYKHLIKAAEAVYSYPANGARLSLPAQKMLNFMIHLAGSQNFANRLYRLPKRVVRGNHKGNERIFDALKEIFDSSLVVIGPFRGRRSRAELRILSSYVRPEEEDDTDAADIHFQFTDAFLEIQRTSQLWAKLSGPAMVKVTSTYALKLYEIGMQRYQMDYPSLELDIDTLRKLLNVPDGAYKDFGILRTRTIDRAIAEVNHLAPFRVSMPEDKIKRRGRKIEAVTLDFAAKDEEEVVETFLERERHSAGRRARRSGTVERLAIPATIEPGPLPDADDVNALWAAALHALKGKVPAPLLNELTPLRVEDVAHGVRRLVLQTRTAATADAAGMNHWPTIKSALSSLTMGLIADVAFEAAARRGK
- a CDS encoding ATP-binding protein, whose product is MDPYCNPYRPGAGTRPLILSGRQAEIDAVTKLYKMVKAGAPQRSIMFYGLRGVGKTVLLNEAERIAEEEGYRIEHMELAEGIDFRGEIAKAVRKLLLRANMFERAKDFGISALRVLKAFTIGIPDGPEFRLDIDAALGQADSGDLKSDLTDLFVALGEAARSSGTPVGLLIDEVQYLDEDGLAGLIAASHRISQRALPVVFVCAGLPQIAALSGDARSYAERLFDFRPVENLRRDAATEALVGPARERDVHFTPDAVEHILDITEGYPYFIQEFGKHAWEQALANPITKVDAEIARYEATKALDASFFKVRIDRATTGEKRFLAAMAEIGSGPYRIADVAAHMHKKVEQIGPARATLIRKGFVYAPQHAFIDFTVPQFDQFARRFFNLDEPVED
- a CDS encoding ATPase, T2SS/T4P/T4SS family; this translates as MSAVPPMNAALRATLDPLVPLIYGRDDVVEVSLNGPGDLWVEIAGRGYEKMDGAGLDLSWSRDLCDQLKNLFKRPYDPNRFPLLASPLPGGHRLQAVLGANTRSGMVLSIRVQRHKSFDFSDFGLLPGRLVEGGAAYRAARFDSGHPIGTVEDLEAVVAAELPVLVSGGTNSGKTNFLKRLLRCVRSDRRVVTVEDVEELVVAQPNQAGLLAEESQTGTAVEPMHLLKAVLRLNPSVAVPGEQQLENTLPSYRLLNTGHSGWMSTIHADSPLDALEAWRTNMTMALKSAAAADAALPVLVRKIARIVQLSEQRKVVEIVRPADLPWQELIGRAGGAG